Sequence from the Lampris incognitus isolate fLamInc1 chromosome 12, fLamInc1.hap2, whole genome shotgun sequence genome:
ATAGGGAGTCCTCCAATTCCCAGTCCCAGTCTCCAGACACCTTGAGTGGAAAACAGGTAAAATCTGAAACTGAAGGTGTCATGACACATCCTCATCACATATTTTACACATTTCCTGTATTATTTCTTGGGTTACATGCAGGGGTCGATTTGAGAGGGCTGCGAGGAGATGCACAGCAGCAACCTTGTACTTGCAAATAGTTTTTGACTTGCACTTAGTGTAGGAAAATATTTCATGGTTAAGAATATGTACAAATATTGCTATTGTTTATAAAAAGTGATTGCATTTAatgaagcccccccccacccgccaccaccaccatgtttcttgAAATTTCTTTACAAATCAACCACTGGCTCCATGTGTTTGCTAGAATATATCATTTCATCTTTGTCTTGCATTACCTTCTTGTATCAAAACAAATGCCTTGAATAAACCAACAGTAGTATATATAATTGAGTCTTGCtatgctgtgttgtgttttgttgtgttgtaggACAGTGTAGAGAGTCGGGCACTGAAGGACTTCTCTATTGAGTCTCTCCTCCAGGAGGGGCTGTACCCCCGCATGTCAGCTCTGGATAGGAGAGCCAACCTCTCCCACCTCCTTCCTAGTTTTTACCCCCCTATGTGGGCTGCAGAGTTTCCCAGCTTCCCCCAGCAGCTTCTGGAAACACCAAACAACCACCAGCATCCACACACTAGGGGCTCTAATCAAAGCAGACCTCCACACTCCTTCCCCACTCCTGCACACCTACAGCTGGAGATGTCCAGGCCCCTTGATCTGGCTGTGAAGAAAGAGGTCATTAAGGAGGAGATGAAAGAGGAGGTCCCACCCAGTCTTCTTCACGGTGACCTCCTAAAGGAGTTTGTCAGCTCCAGTCTGGGCAATGCAATGAACCCAGGGTCAGTGTCATCAGATAGTCACCCTCTGGGTCAGATCAAGGATGAAGTTGATTTTCAGTCATACCTGAGCTTTCTTAGCTCGGCATCCCATCTGGGGACCTTGTTCCCTCCCTGGCAGCTGGAGGAGGAAAGGAAGATGAAGCCAAAGGCGTCCCAGCAGTGCCCCATCTGCAACAAGATTATACAGGGGGCTGGAAAGCTGCCCCGCCACATGaggacacatacaggagagaaaccataCATGTGCTCCATCTGTGAAGTGCGATTCACCAGGTATGGAAAAGTTCATATTATCGCGTTACAAGCTGTAATTCATATTAATAAGCCACACAGACGATAGTCATGCTGAGATCTGGAGTAAAATGTGCCAACTGAAATGGACCTTACACTTTTATGGTTATGTTTTCACCTTATCTGAACACCTAAGTAGAAGAAGAGAGCCCCCTTCAGTGATTTCTTTTCATCAACTATTGTACCACTCACCTACATCCTGTTTCTTTTTGATATTATACGTTAGTATTATATGTTTCTTtttaatacagtataaacacttacTTTGAGATACATTGCCATGATCATCTCTATTCACTGAGTCAACATTGTGTTAAACTGTAGAATTTATGCACATTCATCCGGCTGTGGCACACAAAACACAGAATATAAGATTGTGATATTGCCATATATTTACCAACACTTTCACATATGACATAAAACTTTAATAATAAGTGGTTTGATAACTTTCACAGACAAGACAAACTGAAGATCCACATGAGAAAGCACACGGGGGAGCGCCCCTACATCTGCCTCCACTGCAACTCCAAGTTTGTGCACAACTATGACCTGAAGAACCACCTGCGCATCCACACCGGTGTGCGGCCTTACCAATGTGAGCACTGCTACAAGAGTTTCACACGCTCTGACCATCTGCACAGGCACATTAAAAGGCAGAGCTGCCGCATTTCCCGTCCCCGGCGTGGACGCAAACCGGCCTCTTGGCGAGCCGCCCCAGCCAGCAACTTCTTATGCACCCCCACAGCCACCGCCAGCCAGTTTGAAGAGAACGGGTTGACCTCCGCCTACCAGGGCATCAGGGCTCACGGACTGGGGGAGATGCTCAGCCTTGGCAGCAGGAGCCTGGGACGTAAGGTCTTTGGCGGTGCCGCCAGAGAGAGCAGGGAGGAGCGACGCACAGAGGAAAAACACATAGTGGGGGAGGAGAGAGCAGGGATGGGGAGGCAGAGGAGTGTGTTTGCCTTTAGCCTGGCTGGGGAAGAAGTGCTTACCCATGCTCCATTTTATGCAGCAACCCCTGACCCATGGACCATGAGACTGGAGCACCCTCCACCCATCTCTGAGCCAGCAAACTAAATGTCGGtctgtaggaaaaaaaacaaaaacaaaaaggaaagacAAAAAACTCTCCAAAGTAACTCCACCTCCTTCTCTATAAGAAGATAAAGCAACTACAGACATTTTGAGAGTTTAATAATGCTCGACTTGCTCGAGCCTGATGATGTGTTTagggcaagaagaagaagaagaagaagaaaaagtaagCTTTAGAAAATACAGTAAATATGGGACAGATGTCATGTTAAATAATTGCTTTAACTTTTCTAATGTCTACATAAACCCTGGGGACAACAAGAAGTAAACACAATACGTTTGATATCCCTTTTATGGAAATCCTCATTAGGATGCTATTTTGTCCATTGGCAGTCGTCAGCTTCTGCACTGACCGAAATGTCCTTGTCTCAAACAAAACAAATAGACCCTCCGAATAAAGATGCAGTTAAGTTATTATCACCTAGTGTAGTTAATAAAAATAAGCATATTAACCAATAAGAAAATATAAATACCAGATATGACCAAATGTCCGATACACCACAAAAATTTTGCATTTGCTTTAATCATTGATTGGTGACTAAAATGAGCATAAAATGTATCATTATAAAAGAACGCACcaaacggggcgtccgggtggcgtagcggtccattccgttgcctactaacatggggatcgtaggtttgaatccccgtgttacccccggcttggtcgggcgtccctacagacacaattggccgtgtctgcgggtgggaagccggatgtgggtatgtgtcctggtcgctgcactagcgcctc
This genomic interval carries:
- the LOC130122181 gene encoding zinc finger and BTB domain-containing protein 7C, with protein sequence MSHHREEDLIGIPFPNHSSDVLCSLNEQRRDGLLCDVVLIVRDQEYRTHRSVLAACSQYFKKLFTVATDDGRDHHHQTAAVYEIDFVAPESLTAILEFAYTSTLTVTASNVKEILTAAQMLEIPCIINVCLEIMDTGGGGGGGREEEGEEEEEDGEEEEEEEEEEEYLGSRKDEQEEEEDNVSERLSTRSSESREHTPPERDDPTPPSTSQYHRQYDVHRESSNSQSQSPDTLSGKQDSVESRALKDFSIESLLQEGLYPRMSALDRRANLSHLLPSFYPPMWAAEFPSFPQQLLETPNNHQHPHTRGSNQSRPPHSFPTPAHLQLEMSRPLDLAVKKEVIKEEMKEEVPPSLLHGDLLKEFVSSSLGNAMNPGSVSSDSHPLGQIKDEVDFQSYLSFLSSASHLGTLFPPWQLEEERKMKPKASQQCPICNKIIQGAGKLPRHMRTHTGEKPYMCSICEVRFTRQDKLKIHMRKHTGERPYICLHCNSKFVHNYDLKNHLRIHTGVRPYQCEHCYKSFTRSDHLHRHIKRQSCRISRPRRGRKPASWRAAPASNFLCTPTATASQFEENGLTSAYQGIRAHGLGEMLSLGSRSLGRKVFGGAARESREERRTEEKHIVGEERAGMGRQRSVFAFSLAGEEVLTHAPFYAATPDPWTMRLEHPPPISEPAN